In one window of Candidatus Kinetoplastibacterium blastocrithidii (ex Strigomonas culicis) DNA:
- the ffh gene encoding signal recognition particle protein, with protein MFDSLTSKMSHVLKRIRGEARLTESNTKEMFREIRIALLEADVPLQLVKIFIDNLKSKSFGSDVLDSLNPGQTLVGIVHKELTSIMGGDLGEYSNELSLSTTPPAVIMFVGLQGVGKTTTVGKMAYWLSKDNHTRFGKKTGKKKILTVSVDTCRPSAIDQLRILSEQIDIDFFHSNVNNSSIDITKDVLSYAKKHYYDIVLIDTAGRLAVDEVMMNEIEALSAIAKPIETLFVVDAMQGQDSINTAKSFSNKLPLTGVVLTKLDGDVRGGAALSARQITNVPLKFIGISEKLDGLEVFSPDRMARRILGMGDILSLVEKAKNSDLSDISGMIGKIKASDKFNLNDFRLQILQMKKLGGIEGILESIPSSFRSNRMLSFDQSDDFVRKAEAIINSMTVEERVKSDIIKSSRKRRIANGAGVSIQDINRLLSQFDKTNIMMKKIKKGGLAKMIRSIKSMSSLF; from the coding sequence ATGTTTGATAGCTTAACAAGTAAAATGTCTCATGTGCTAAAAAGAATACGTGGGGAGGCTCGTTTAACTGAATCTAATACTAAGGAAATGTTTAGGGAGATTAGGATTGCTCTTCTGGAGGCCGATGTTCCCTTACAGTTAGTAAAAATTTTTATAGATAATCTTAAATCTAAATCATTTGGTAGTGATGTGCTGGACAGCTTGAATCCAGGACAAACCTTGGTTGGTATTGTTCATAAAGAGTTAACTTCTATTATGGGCGGTGATCTTGGTGAATATTCTAATGAACTATCATTATCGACAACGCCACCAGCTGTTATTATGTTTGTAGGGTTACAAGGTGTTGGTAAAACTACAACTGTTGGTAAGATGGCATACTGGTTGTCTAAAGACAATCATACTAGATTTGGGAAAAAGACTGGTAAAAAGAAGATTTTAACTGTTAGTGTAGATACATGCCGCCCTTCTGCTATTGATCAATTGAGAATATTATCAGAGCAGATAGACATTGATTTTTTTCATAGTAATGTGAATAACAGTTCAATAGATATTACTAAGGATGTTTTGTCTTATGCTAAAAAGCATTACTATGACATTGTACTGATTGATACTGCTGGTAGATTAGCTGTTGACGAAGTAATGATGAACGAAATAGAAGCATTGAGTGCGATTGCTAAACCTATAGAAACATTATTTGTAGTTGATGCTATGCAAGGGCAAGATTCAATAAATACGGCTAAATCTTTTTCTAACAAATTGCCGTTAACGGGTGTTGTTCTAACAAAACTAGATGGCGATGTTCGCGGTGGAGCTGCTCTATCAGCAAGACAAATTACAAATGTGCCATTAAAATTTATAGGTATTTCTGAGAAACTAGATGGTTTAGAGGTTTTCTCACCAGATAGAATGGCTAGAAGAATACTTGGCATGGGTGATATATTGTCCTTAGTTGAGAAGGCAAAAAATAGTGACCTATCTGATATTAGCGGAATGATAGGTAAAATTAAGGCCAGTGATAAATTTAACCTAAATGATTTTCGTCTACAGATACTGCAAATGAAAAAGTTAGGTGGAATAGAAGGTATATTAGAAAGTATACCTAGTAGTTTTCGTTCTAATAGAATGCTTAGTTTCGATCAATCTGATGATTTTGTTAGAAAAGCAGAAGCTATAATAAATTCCATGACAGTTGAAGAAAGAGTTAAATCTGACATAATAAAATCATCTAGAAAGCGAAGAATAGCTAATGGAGCTGGTGTCTCTATTCAAGATATAAATAGACTTCTGAGTCAATTTGATAAGACTAACATTATGATGAAGAAAATTAAGAAAGGAGGGCTAGCTAAGATGATTAGATCAATTAAGAGTATGAGCAGCTTATTTTAA
- a CDS encoding pyridoxal-phosphate dependent enzyme, whose protein sequence is MNDLLAANFEDIAKSAERISNYIYKTPILVSHEINEKFGANFFFKCENLQRTGSFKFRGAINALKQLNSDHCSTVVATFSSGNHAKAMAMSSKILNVKSIILMPLDAPLAKLESTRKYANKVILYDRYVDKREKLLKNIVETYGAIPISSYDDYNVILGAGTVCKEFFEEIKNLDAIFIGLGGGGLLAGSSLIGRKLASNCKIYGVEPQFANDGQQSFNSGKLVKIETPKTIADGAQTQCLGKKTFNIIKKYVDDIVTVTDDQIIEGMKIAANYLKLIVEPTGCLGLAAAINNHGALNNKNIGVILTGSNIDMERFCYLTNASSNQD, encoded by the coding sequence ATGAATGATCTTTTAGCCGCAAATTTTGAAGATATTGCAAAATCAGCTGAACGTATATCTAATTATATATACAAAACTCCTATCCTAGTATCACATGAAATTAATGAAAAATTTGGAGCAAATTTCTTTTTTAAATGCGAAAATTTACAAAGAACAGGATCATTCAAATTTCGAGGAGCAATTAATGCACTAAAACAACTAAATAGTGATCATTGCAGTACTGTAGTAGCTACATTTTCTTCTGGAAATCATGCTAAAGCTATGGCTATGTCATCAAAGATACTTAATGTAAAGTCTATAATATTAATGCCACTTGATGCCCCATTAGCGAAATTAGAATCTACACGCAAATATGCTAACAAAGTAATTTTATACGATAGATATGTTGATAAGAGAGAAAAACTGCTTAAAAATATCGTGGAAACATATGGTGCAATTCCTATTTCATCTTACGATGATTATAATGTCATATTAGGAGCCGGAACAGTTTGCAAAGAGTTTTTCGAGGAAATAAAAAATTTAGATGCTATATTTATAGGTTTGGGAGGAGGGGGATTACTAGCCGGATCATCTTTAATCGGACGCAAATTAGCTAGTAATTGCAAGATCTATGGAGTAGAGCCACAGTTTGCAAATGATGGTCAACAATCATTCAATTCAGGGAAGCTGGTAAAAATAGAAACACCAAAAACTATTGCTGACGGAGCTCAAACACAATGTCTGGGCAAAAAAACTTTTAATATAATAAAAAAGTATGTTGATGACATAGTAACAGTCACTGATGATCAGATAATAGAAGGAATGAAGATAGCTGCTAATTATTTAAAATTAATAGTTGAGCCAACTGGATGTTTAGGATTAGCTGCTGCTATAAATAATCATGGAGCTCTTAACAATAAAAATATCGGAGTGATATTGACAGGAAGCAATATCGATATGGAAAGATTCTGTTACTTAACAAATGCATCTTCTAATCAAGATTAG
- the metG gene encoding methionine--tRNA ligase, translating into MQRTIFVTTALPYSNGSFHIGHIMEYIQADIWVRSMRMHGHKVYFVSADDAHGAPIMLKAEAMGITPKELTDLYNKERPTYLNGFNIKFDHWHSTDSKENISLSHEIYKKLKEKNLIERRTIQQLYDPIKNMFLADRYIKGTCPRCKSDNQYGDSCEECGSTYNPNELINPYSTLTGATPLLRSSEHLFFKLSDSRCVNFLREWIRTKNINNKNKLQDEVVAKIREWLGKDEENSKLEDWDISRDEPYFGIEIPDFKGKYFYVWLDAPIGYLSSLKSYCALQGIDFEKLLNKNNSIEQVHFIGKDIIYFHTLFWPVMLNFSERKTPDSVYVHGFVTIDGEKMSKSRGTGISPLRYLDLGLNPEWLRYYFASKLNSKVEDIDINKNDFIVKVNSDLVGKYINIASRAAPFITKFFDGKLKFDENTEELINEIELKVDLVSNLFEEREYNKAIREIMGYANYTNQIFDNSRPWDILKKAKNIDPLATKNLHEICSATIARFKALSVMLSPILPKTARSIFLDFFKIEYPAKWQDALILPEKIESFKHMMSRVDEDIFSKLFDQNPEKKENMPIATNKEFINIEDFIKLELIVAKIIDCENVDQSDKLLRLTLDCGEKNYRNVFSGIKGHYKPNDIIGKLVILVSNLKPRKMRFGISEGMVLAASSTDGSSSKIYLIEPPNSAKPGTRIS; encoded by the coding sequence ATGCAGCGAACTATATTTGTCACTACAGCACTCCCGTACTCTAATGGATCATTTCATATTGGACATATTATGGAGTATATACAGGCTGATATTTGGGTTAGGTCAATGAGAATGCATGGCCATAAAGTGTATTTTGTTAGTGCTGATGATGCTCACGGAGCTCCCATAATGCTTAAAGCTGAAGCAATGGGAATAACCCCCAAAGAACTAACTGACCTATACAACAAAGAAAGACCTACATATCTAAATGGTTTTAATATAAAATTTGATCACTGGCATTCAACTGATTCAAAAGAAAACATATCACTATCACATGAGATATATAAAAAACTTAAAGAAAAAAACCTTATAGAAAGAAGAACAATTCAACAATTATATGATCCAATAAAGAATATGTTCCTTGCTGATCGCTATATAAAAGGGACATGCCCAAGGTGCAAATCTGACAACCAGTACGGTGACTCCTGCGAAGAATGCGGTAGCACTTATAACCCTAATGAGCTTATTAATCCATATTCTACATTAACGGGAGCGACTCCATTATTAAGATCTTCTGAACATTTATTCTTTAAATTATCTGACAGTAGATGTGTGAATTTCTTAAGAGAATGGATCAGAACTAAAAACATTAACAATAAAAATAAACTACAGGATGAGGTTGTAGCAAAAATAAGGGAATGGCTAGGAAAAGATGAAGAAAATTCTAAATTAGAAGATTGGGATATATCTAGAGACGAACCGTACTTTGGTATAGAAATACCAGATTTTAAAGGAAAGTATTTTTATGTCTGGCTTGATGCTCCTATAGGTTATTTATCATCTTTAAAATCTTACTGTGCCTTACAAGGAATAGACTTCGAAAAATTACTAAATAAAAATAATTCCATAGAACAAGTCCATTTTATAGGTAAAGATATCATTTATTTTCACACATTGTTCTGGCCTGTAATGCTAAATTTCTCAGAAAGAAAAACACCAGACTCTGTGTATGTGCATGGCTTTGTAACTATAGATGGAGAAAAAATGTCAAAAAGCCGTGGGACTGGGATATCTCCATTGCGCTACCTAGATCTTGGATTAAATCCAGAGTGGCTAAGGTATTATTTTGCATCAAAACTTAATTCTAAAGTAGAAGATATAGATATAAATAAAAATGATTTTATAGTTAAGGTAAATAGCGATCTCGTTGGGAAATATATAAATATTGCCAGCCGAGCAGCTCCATTTATTACTAAATTTTTTGATGGCAAACTAAAATTTGATGAGAATACCGAAGAGCTTATAAATGAAATAGAACTTAAGGTGGACTTAGTAAGTAATTTATTTGAGGAACGTGAATATAATAAAGCTATAAGAGAGATCATGGGCTATGCTAATTATACAAACCAAATATTTGACAACTCAAGACCTTGGGATATTTTAAAGAAAGCAAAAAATATTGATCCTTTAGCTACAAAAAACCTCCATGAAATTTGCTCAGCTACAATAGCTAGATTTAAAGCACTATCTGTAATGCTATCTCCTATATTACCGAAAACAGCAAGATCAATATTTCTAGATTTTTTTAAGATCGAATACCCAGCAAAATGGCAAGATGCACTAATATTGCCTGAAAAAATAGAGTCATTTAAACACATGATGAGCAGGGTTGATGAAGATATATTTTCTAAATTGTTTGATCAAAATCCCGAAAAAAAAGAAAATATGCCGATTGCAACTAACAAGGAATTCATAAACATAGAAGATTTTATCAAACTAGAACTTATAGTAGCTAAGATTATAGATTGTGAAAATGTAGATCAATCTGATAAGTTGCTAAGATTGACATTGGATTGCGGAGAAAAAAATTATAGGAACGTTTTTTCTGGAATTAAAGGACACTACAAACCAAATGATATTATCGGAAAATTAGTGATTCTAGTTTCTAATCTAAAACCTCGCAAGATGAGGTTCGGCATATCAGAAGGAATGGTATTAGCCGCCAGCAGTACAGATGGATCGTCAAGTAAAATTTACTTAATAGAACCTCCTAACTCTGCTAAACCTGGGACACGAATAAGTTAA
- a CDS encoding Mrp/NBP35 family ATP-binding protein: MSTYMSIVLEKIKFLLDKIKEQKSCDISYDSYIIRMENSRVFVLLELSYPVNNELIYKIKSNLKSRILSSINCNHLEILIDINFNIPTHIPCGDIKPISGVKNIITVSSGKGGVGKSTLSVNIALSLSNLGANVGILDADIYGPSIPIMLGIFDKPVILENGNIAPLVGHGLQANSIGFMFDYNSPAIWRGPIMSKFIEQLVNKTEWHNLDYLIIDMPPGTGDVAITMASKVPIVGSIVVTTPQDVSLIDVRRCLSMLKKLNITVLGIIENMSFHICSKCNHKEYIFGLDGGHRLAKQNDMPLLGKVPIDYRISKQSDVGLPIVAHDPYGDIAKYYLDIALNVSISLASLPKKSSVRFPKIMLKKI, from the coding sequence ATGAGTACATATATGAGTATAGTTTTAGAAAAGATCAAATTTTTATTAGACAAGATAAAAGAACAAAAAAGTTGCGATATCAGCTATGATAGTTATATTATAAGAATGGAAAACTCAAGAGTTTTTGTGTTATTAGAGTTGAGTTATCCGGTTAATAATGAGTTGATTTATAAGATTAAATCTAACTTAAAATCTCGAATCTTATCTTCTATTAACTGTAATCATTTAGAGATACTTATTGATATTAATTTTAATATCCCTACACACATTCCTTGTGGTGATATTAAACCCATATCTGGTGTTAAGAATATTATCACAGTTTCCTCTGGCAAAGGAGGAGTAGGTAAAAGCACTTTGTCTGTCAATATAGCGCTATCTTTAAGTAACTTAGGTGCAAATGTAGGCATTTTAGATGCGGATATATATGGGCCAAGTATTCCTATTATGCTAGGAATATTTGATAAGCCAGTTATATTAGAGAATGGTAATATAGCTCCTTTAGTTGGTCATGGTTTGCAAGCTAATTCTATAGGTTTCATGTTCGATTATAATTCTCCTGCTATTTGGCGAGGACCAATCATGTCCAAATTTATTGAACAACTAGTGAATAAAACAGAATGGCACAACTTGGATTATCTTATAATAGATATGCCCCCAGGTACTGGTGATGTAGCTATTACCATGGCAAGCAAAGTTCCTATTGTTGGTTCTATAGTTGTCACAACCCCACAGGATGTATCTTTGATTGATGTAAGAAGATGTTTAAGCATGTTAAAAAAGCTTAATATTACTGTATTAGGTATTATAGAAAATATGTCCTTCCATATTTGTTCAAAATGCAACCATAAGGAATATATATTCGGATTAGATGGTGGACATCGTTTAGCTAAACAAAATGACATGCCATTGCTTGGGAAGGTTCCTATTGATTATAGAATAAGTAAGCAATCTGATGTTGGACTACCTATAGTTGCACATGATCCTTATGGTGATATTGCTAAGTATTATTTAGATATAGCATTAAATGTATCTATTTCATTGGCATCATTACCAAAAAAGAGCAGTGTAAGATTCCCTAAAATAATGTTAAAAAAAATTTAG
- a CDS encoding autotransporter assembly complex protein TamA produces MNRFNAFLMILILNIFFAASLAIASSQKILIKSDDIQSDLLIPITKSIESVLKSADENDTIEIDRYHRRVIDSVVSLLSADGYFSPHVEVNVEYGLHEQKIWNVFIIAGRRTTVAKLDISFAGSITDKEFDERVQFLIKNCLLQNGMGFTNREWNNTKSKLLNALLSHDFFFAKIVKSEATIDQENALAYLSIVIDSGPRILMGALNVSGLNKVPESLLKRYIRYNEGDAFDQDKLNDWQQHLYSTTFFHGVFVTIDPAITDNFIKRMTKENISSLPSSSDNHKYILPVNIVVAEAPSKKIASSIGIDDNAGIKIEGLYNKNVPFSLPIIFSTGIGVDRVRQKIFADVNLPHDVYGKQNSIGASLDNSDLHGLNITRFAIGFARSSNGYSSAAQNINITGARYEANYGALLAYDHIKIREYSDFILPSATGTVEIVRRDLNNNVDPHDGNLLIIGLGAGISLDNISPYARTRIKFQKWLPVRSKDVFTFRSELGKVWSSENLKIPDDFGFRAGGANSIRGYNYQSIGVHRGSAVVGASSVVIFSFEYNHYIDDRLGVSAFVDVGDAFNLFKDISFAIGYGIGLRIKTPAGPLSFDIAYGQKYENLRLHLSLGIAF; encoded by the coding sequence ATGAATCGTTTTAATGCTTTCTTAATGATTTTGATCCTCAATATTTTTTTTGCCGCATCTTTAGCGATAGCATCTTCTCAAAAGATCTTAATTAAAAGCGATGATATACAATCAGACTTATTAATACCTATAACAAAATCAATTGAATCAGTGCTTAAGAGCGCAGATGAGAATGATACTATTGAAATTGATAGATATCACAGGAGAGTAATTGATTCTGTAGTATCTTTGCTGTCTGCTGATGGATATTTTTCCCCACATGTTGAGGTAAATGTAGAATATGGGTTACATGAGCAAAAAATATGGAATGTTTTTATAATAGCTGGCAGAAGGACTACTGTTGCTAAATTAGACATATCATTTGCGGGTAGCATTACAGATAAAGAGTTTGATGAAAGAGTTCAATTCCTAATCAAGAATTGTTTGCTTCAGAATGGTATGGGTTTTACTAATCGAGAATGGAATAATACAAAAAGTAAACTCTTGAATGCTCTTTTGTCACATGACTTTTTTTTTGCAAAGATTGTTAAATCTGAAGCAACAATAGACCAGGAAAATGCTCTGGCTTATTTATCTATTGTTATAGATAGTGGCCCTAGGATTCTTATGGGCGCTCTTAATGTTAGTGGCCTAAATAAAGTTCCTGAGAGTTTGCTAAAAAGATATATTAGATACAATGAGGGTGACGCATTTGACCAAGATAAATTGAATGATTGGCAGCAACATTTATATTCAACAACATTTTTTCATGGAGTGTTTGTGACTATTGATCCAGCTATAACTGACAATTTTATAAAAAGAATGACAAAAGAAAATATTTCATCACTTCCATCTTCTAGCGATAATCATAAATATATTCTTCCAGTAAATATTGTTGTAGCTGAGGCGCCATCAAAAAAGATAGCTTCTTCTATTGGGATAGATGATAATGCAGGCATTAAAATAGAAGGTCTTTATAATAAAAATGTTCCATTTAGCCTTCCTATCATTTTTTCTACAGGAATAGGAGTAGATAGGGTTAGACAAAAGATTTTTGCAGATGTTAATTTGCCACATGATGTTTATGGAAAACAAAATTCTATAGGCGCTTCATTAGACAATTCTGATTTGCATGGTTTAAACATAACTCGTTTCGCTATAGGTTTTGCTCGCTCTAGTAATGGGTACAGTAGTGCTGCACAGAATATAAATATAACAGGGGCTAGGTATGAGGCTAATTACGGAGCTTTATTAGCGTATGACCATATAAAGATAAGAGAATATTCTGATTTTATATTGCCTTCTGCTACTGGGACAGTAGAGATAGTTAGAAGAGACTTAAATAATAACGTAGATCCACATGATGGGAATTTATTAATAATAGGTTTAGGAGCCGGCATATCATTAGATAATATTAGCCCATATGCTCGTACTAGAATAAAATTCCAGAAGTGGTTGCCTGTTAGATCTAAAGATGTATTTACATTTCGTAGCGAATTAGGAAAAGTTTGGTCTAGTGAAAATTTAAAAATACCAGATGATTTTGGTTTTCGTGCCGGAGGAGCAAATTCTATTCGAGGATATAATTATCAAAGTATTGGAGTACATAGAGGTTCAGCCGTAGTTGGAGCCTCATCAGTGGTTATATTCAGTTTTGAATATAACCACTATATTGATGATAGACTTGGTGTTAGTGCTTTCGTAGATGTAGGAGATGCATTTAATCTATTTAAAGATATAAGTTTCGCTATTGGTTATGGTATCGGTTTGCGAATTAAAACCCCAGCTGGCCCTTTATCTTTTGATATTGCTTATGGGCAAAAATATGAAAATCTACGGTTACATCTTTCTTTAGGAATTGCGTTTTGA
- a CDS encoding translocation/assembly module TamB domain-containing protein, producing MIKLKNNFRYILGVLLPAISILIAIICGLTFWCAASQQGTCFVIKLVAGRFGSSATSVQGTIINGLKIGNLNISNKGMDCNLTDLYLHIKWESLLRGFFRASELSIKSAIFNLKASEKNTSSNDIGFNFPSCVKADLFSIDSIAIYNKNDELVIEACNLLASINPDKNLSGFVLEKLNIQSNSVNASINGIFKVTSSNDNMFSACADVIVRNNSSMSKILRTDSMNFLLNVRANGNLDRVDIDFNAANEDFIIEGSSILAICGKPSVVSCTLDINSRNNGGRAYFSISRQNKSSCKFFSLDCHVDSLDSSLIFNNKVPSLFLNLVSNANFEILDNDGCNINVDAKILDDSKWNNNKLSGSLKTDLSFISKDSYLDDLQYIDYLSNIFIRFLEFDISINNNKVLISNIFNELQHYLSINAELPNLSDIWPNISGSVNLDIGSKGLLKNHSVGLNASLDKVKVGNFARWKHVALSSCFSVALNQNPDRLWLFRLCEISANFDDLLIYLNKSSDVNLSLGVDLSNLTWTLGKFCIVFKSYKHGELVLEHFLSSGCRNTLETKGKFKNLLSDSLIFSDISKLLGVKFDIPCINDDLLGMSSPFPMLGEWDVSFSENLQGYIEIKAYDKFIGDSIISRSTPIFTMLLEAKAKSSRFSDLNVYIKLKDPYIGFVDTNAALILCFDDNFIGLVINKNCFMDINMKINDLSIVNRFLRDDLEIGGSLHSIINFIGSDDGRWNINGSISIEELRLFMLDKGIYLANGCLLSHLEGRKFIVDKLNFPSTSSIKHKEIHGNNPTLSNKNLGDGYILCNGYFNLEDLNGKFFSRIQKFPILQSSDCYALVSGNVDMDISFPTFSLTGKLIADDGLVNLDHMFRASTLDDDVIVQHFGALKNKSGNFFLLPNIDLLFDLGDKFRISVFGLNTGLFGSIRTSLKDNGRLVGIGTLKANDGIIDAYGKRLKIKHGSLTFQGQFNNPLIDIEALKSGELIESGIRVSGTLQKPVVTLISYPDVSDVEKLSWLILGRGPEDNASDISLLYSVGTALLGRGQSLYRQLGLSDVSIKNGSVGSFDSLFPGQTVVGSLIHDEYDSMSTQFVVASKRFSNGVDLSIEQSLARTETVGRISYRLSHSWSFDIKVGSVNGAAFICRAFFE from the coding sequence TTGATTAAGTTAAAGAATAATTTTAGATATATATTAGGGGTGCTATTACCAGCCATATCTATTTTAATAGCTATAATTTGTGGATTGACATTTTGGTGTGCTGCATCTCAACAAGGAACATGCTTTGTAATAAAATTAGTAGCTGGTAGGTTTGGTAGTAGTGCAACAAGTGTTCAAGGAACAATAATTAATGGATTAAAAATTGGTAATTTGAATATCAGTAATAAAGGAATGGATTGCAATCTTACTGATTTATATTTACATATAAAATGGGAATCGTTGCTTAGAGGTTTTTTTCGTGCTAGCGAATTATCTATTAAATCAGCTATCTTTAACCTTAAGGCTAGCGAAAAAAATACAAGCAGTAATGATATAGGTTTTAATTTTCCATCATGTGTAAAGGCTGATTTGTTTAGTATTGATTCTATTGCTATATATAATAAAAATGATGAGCTTGTTATTGAAGCATGTAATTTATTAGCTAGTATTAACCCTGATAAAAATTTATCAGGGTTTGTCTTAGAGAAATTGAATATACAATCTAATTCTGTTAATGCAAGTATAAATGGAATATTTAAGGTTACATCATCAAATGATAATATGTTTTCTGCATGTGCTGATGTTATTGTTAGAAATAATTCTTCCATGAGCAAAATATTGAGAACAGATTCAATGAACTTTTTGTTAAATGTAAGAGCTAATGGTAATTTAGATAGAGTTGATATTGATTTTAATGCTGCTAATGAAGATTTTATTATAGAAGGTTCTTCAATCCTCGCTATATGTGGCAAGCCGTCTGTTGTATCATGCACCTTAGATATTAACAGCAGAAATAATGGTGGACGGGCTTATTTTTCCATTTCAAGACAAAATAAATCATCTTGTAAGTTTTTTTCTTTAGATTGTCATGTAGATAGTTTAGATTCTAGCTTGATATTTAATAATAAAGTTCCTTCATTGTTTTTAAATTTAGTATCAAATGCTAATTTCGAGATTTTAGATAACGATGGCTGTAATATAAATGTAGATGCTAAAATTTTAGACGATAGCAAGTGGAATAATAATAAATTGTCTGGCTCGCTTAAAACTGACCTGAGTTTTATTAGTAAAGATAGTTATCTAGATGATCTACAATATATAGATTATTTATCAAATATTTTTATTAGATTCTTGGAATTTGATATAAGTATAAATAATAACAAAGTTCTTATAAGCAATATTTTTAATGAATTACAACATTATTTATCGATTAATGCTGAACTTCCAAATCTTTCTGATATCTGGCCTAATATATCTGGCTCTGTTAACTTAGATATTGGATCTAAGGGCTTGTTAAAAAATCACTCTGTCGGACTTAATGCTTCATTGGATAAAGTAAAAGTTGGTAATTTTGCCAGATGGAAACATGTTGCATTATCGTCATGTTTTTCTGTCGCGCTCAATCAAAATCCTGATAGATTATGGCTTTTTAGACTATGTGAAATTAGTGCTAATTTCGATGATCTTCTAATTTATTTAAACAAATCCTCAGATGTTAATTTAAGCTTAGGAGTTGATTTATCAAATTTGACATGGACTTTGGGGAAGTTTTGTATCGTTTTTAAATCATATAAGCATGGGGAATTGGTATTAGAGCACTTCTTATCTAGTGGCTGTCGAAATACTTTAGAGACAAAAGGAAAGTTTAAAAATTTATTGTCAGATAGTTTGATTTTCTCGGACATCTCCAAGTTATTAGGGGTAAAGTTTGATATCCCTTGTATTAACGATGATTTACTGGGAATGTCAAGCCCATTTCCAATGCTTGGTGAATGGGATGTGTCTTTCTCTGAAAATCTACAAGGATATATTGAAATAAAAGCTTATGATAAATTTATCGGGGATTCTATTATATCTAGATCTACTCCAATATTTACTATGTTACTGGAAGCAAAGGCTAAGTCTAGTAGATTCAGCGATCTAAATGTATATATAAAACTAAAAGATCCTTATATCGGTTTTGTAGATACAAATGCGGCGTTGATCTTATGTTTTGATGATAATTTTATCGGTCTCGTAATAAATAAGAATTGCTTCATGGATATCAACATGAAGATAAATGATCTTTCTATAGTTAATAGATTTCTAAGAGATGATCTAGAGATTGGTGGATCACTACATTCTATAATAAATTTTATTGGTTCCGATGATGGAAGATGGAATATAAATGGATCTATTTCTATAGAAGAATTGAGATTATTTATGCTGGATAAAGGTATTTATTTAGCTAATGGTTGTTTATTATCGCATTTAGAAGGAAGAAAGTTTATTGTTGACAAATTGAATTTTCCATCGACAAGCAGCATAAAGCATAAGGAAATTCATGGCAACAATCCTACTTTGTCCAATAAAAATCTTGGGGATGGTTATATACTTTGTAATGGTTATTTTAATCTAGAAGACCTAAATGGTAAATTTTTTTCCAGAATACAAAAATTTCCAATTTTGCAGAGTTCAGATTGCTATGCATTAGTTTCTGGAAATGTCGATATGGATATCTCATTTCCTACTTTTTCCCTTACTGGAAAATTAATAGCAGATGATGGTTTAGTCAACTTAGATCACATGTTTCGTGCTTCTACTTTAGATGATGATGTTATAGTGCAGCATTTTGGAGCATTAAAAAACAAGTCAGGTAATTTCTTTCTGCTTCCAAATATTGATCTTTTATTTGATTTGGGTGATAAGTTTCGTATATCAGTATTTGGATTAAATACAGGATTATTTGGCTCTATCAGAACTTCTTTGAAAGATAATGGTCGTTTAGTTGGCATAGGAACTTTAAAAGCTAATGATGGAATTATTGATGCATATGGAAAAAGACTAAAAATAAAACATGGGAGCTTGACTTTTCAGGGGCAATTTAATAATCCTTTAATAGATATCGAGGCTCTAAAATCGGGAGAATTGATTGAATCTGGCATAAGAGTTTCTGGTACTTTACAGAAACCTGTTGTTACACTTATTTCTTATCCTGATGTTAGTGATGTGGAGAAACTTTCATGGTTAATTTTAGGTAGAGGTCCTGAAGACAATGCCAGTGATATTTCTTTATTATATTCTGTTGGAACAGCATTACTAGGAAGAGGACAGTCACTTTATCGTCAATTGGGTCTAAGTGATGTGAGCATAAAGAACGGTTCCGTAGGGAGTTTTGATAGTCTCTTCCCTGGCCAAACAGTCGTTGGTAGTTTAATCCATGATGAATATGATAGTATGTCTACACAATTTGTTGTTGCTAGTAAAAGGTTCTCGAACGGTGTAGATTTGAGTATAGAGCAATCTTTAGCTAGAACTGAGACGGTTGGAAGAATCAGTTATAGATTATCTCATTCTTGGTCGTTTGATATAAAAGTTGGATCTGTTAATGGGGCTGCTTTTATTTGTCGTGCATTTTTCGAATAA